Below is a genomic region from Pseudazoarcus pumilus.
GAACAGGAGCGCCACATCGCGACTCGCGGTGTCGACCGGGATGCCCACGACGTCGGTGTGCATCAGTTCCGCCACGGTCGCATCGAGGTTGGCCGTCACCAGCGCCGACAGGCGCAATGCGCCCTGATATCGTCCCGAACGGTCGACCACCATGAGCATGTCGGTCTGCGGTGGCAGGGTCTCGAGCAGGCGCAGATAGCGCAGCACGGTGCCGGCCTGGACGTCGGCGCGGACTTCGATCACGTCCGCGTTCATCAGGCCGCCGGCGGATTCCTCCGGGTAGGACAGCATCGACTCGAGTTGCTCGCGCCGCGCGCCCGCGGTGGCGTGCACCAGCCGGCTGCCGAGTTCGTGGGGGAGGGTCTGGATGAGGTCGACGAGGTCGTCGAGCTCCAGGTGTTCGACCGCACTGATGAGGTCTTCGAGATCGAGTTGCTGCGCCAGCGCGGCGCTGATCTCGTCGTGAAGATAGGCGAGCACGCGGCCGGCGCGTTCGGTCTCGACCATGCTCCAGGCTTCGTTGCGTTCGGCCGGCGGCAATGCCTCGAGCAGGCCGGCGACCTTGGCCGGATGCATGTGGTGCAGCAGCTTGCCGACGCGCTTGAGCTTGCCCTGCTCGAGGGCGTGGCGCACCGCTTCGAGCTGGCTGATGCCGTCGCCGGACCCGTGCTCTGGCGCCGCGGCCTCGTCGGCGTGTGCGTCATGCGCCTCACCGGCCAGGGAGCGGCGCAAGTCACCCTTGAGGTGGGCTAGAATGCGCCCCTCGCGCGAAGCTTCCACCTGTTGCCAAAGCGCGCTGCGCTGGCCGGCATCGAGGCGCTCGAGCAGCGCCGCGATCATGGCTGGATGCATGCGGTGGAGCAGCTTGCGCACACGCTTGTTGCGCCCTTGCGCCAAGGCCTGGGTGATCTGCCCGCTCTGGC
It encodes:
- the mgtE gene encoding magnesium transporter; its protein translation is MTSRPDEHPPSQSGQITQALAQGRNKRVRKLLHRMHPAMIAALLERLDAGQRSALWQQVEASREGRILAHLKGDLRRSLAGEAHDAHADEAAAPEHGSGDGISQLEAVRHALEQGKLKRVGKLLHHMHPAKVAGLLEALPPAERNEAWSMVETERAGRVLAYLHDEISAALAQQLDLEDLISAVEHLELDDLVDLIQTLPHELGSRLVHATAGARREQLESMLSYPEESAGGLMNADVIEVRADVQAGTVLRYLRLLETLPPQTDMLMVVDRSGRYQGALRLSALVTANLDATVAELMHTDVVGIPVDTASRDVALLFQDLDLLSAPVVDDRQRLLGRITVDDVVDLIREESDRTVMQMAGLDDEADMFAPVLVSSRRRAVWLGINLVAAFLAAWVIGRFQATLEQLVALAVLMPIVASMGGIAGSQTLTLVIRGLALKQVQRGNIRVLLNREVGISVLNGLLWALVVAALAVVWFGDWGIGGVIAVAILINLLCAALAGLAIPLVLERMGIDPALAGSAILTTVTDVVGFFAFLGLASVLLL